One stretch of Pirellulales bacterium DNA includes these proteins:
- a CDS encoding aspartate aminotransferase family protein, with protein MPQPRRDLSHAKSEGDTNVSPRRRAWQQEHLGPETQELLAEDARWFLHQSLSTPCLNAIRKAEGIWIEDVEGRRYMDFHGNYVHQVGFGNPEVIAAIKAQLDELPFCTRRYTNDVAVELARTLAELAPGDLNKVLFCPGGTSAIGMALKLARVATGRYKTISMWDSFHGASLDAISVGGEEVFRGDIGPLLPGTEHVPPPDSYRCLWDCHQRGGCDLKCAALVEYMLEKEGDVAAVVAEPVRSTPYIPRPEYWQRIRAACDRHGALLIFDEIPHALGRTGRMFTCEHFGVVPDVLVIGKGLGGGVLPLAAIVAREGLDVAGDRALGHYTHEKNPVCCAAALATIRYLQQHDLVARTARLGEWALARLRAMQARHPLIGDVRGLGLLLGIELVRDRTTRERASDEADSIMYRALSRGLSFKLTMGNILTLCPPLVISEAELAQACDILEACIADETAARGG; from the coding sequence ATGCCCCAACCGCGCCGCGATCTCTCGCACGCCAAGAGCGAAGGCGATACGAACGTCTCGCCGCGCCGTCGTGCCTGGCAGCAGGAGCACCTCGGCCCCGAGACGCAGGAGCTGTTGGCGGAAGATGCACGCTGGTTCTTGCACCAGTCGCTCTCGACGCCGTGCCTCAACGCGATCCGCAAGGCCGAGGGCATCTGGATCGAGGACGTCGAGGGCCGCCGTTATATGGATTTCCACGGCAACTACGTCCACCAGGTCGGGTTCGGCAATCCCGAGGTGATCGCCGCCATCAAGGCGCAGCTCGACGAGCTGCCGTTTTGCACGCGCCGCTACACGAACGACGTCGCCGTCGAGCTGGCCCGGACGCTGGCCGAGCTGGCCCCCGGCGATTTGAATAAGGTCCTGTTCTGCCCCGGCGGCACGAGCGCCATCGGCATGGCGCTCAAGCTGGCCCGCGTGGCGACCGGGCGCTACAAGACGATTTCGATGTGGGACTCGTTCCACGGCGCATCGCTCGACGCCATCAGCGTCGGGGGCGAAGAGGTGTTTCGCGGCGACATCGGGCCGCTGCTGCCGGGCACCGAACATGTCCCGCCGCCGGACAGCTATCGCTGTCTTTGGGACTGCCATCAGCGCGGCGGCTGCGATTTGAAGTGCGCGGCGCTGGTCGAGTACATGCTCGAAAAGGAAGGCGACGTCGCGGCCGTGGTGGCCGAGCCGGTCCGCAGCACGCCGTACATCCCCCGGCCCGAGTATTGGCAGCGGATCCGCGCGGCCTGCGATCGGCACGGCGCGCTGTTGATCTTCGACGAGATTCCGCACGCGCTGGGCCGCACCGGCCGGATGTTCACCTGCGAGCACTTCGGCGTCGTCCCCGACGTGCTGGTAATCGGCAAGGGCCTCGGCGGCGGCGTGCTCCCCTTGGCCGCGATCGTGGCGCGCGAGGGGCTCGACGTCGCCGGCGACCGCGCGCTGGGCCATTACACCCACGAAAAAAATCCCGTGTGCTGCGCCGCGGCGCTGGCCACGATCCGCTATCTCCAGCAGCACGACCTGGTGGCGCGCACCGCGCGGCTCGGCGAATGGGCGCTGGCGCGGCTGCGGGCCATGCAGGCGCGTCATCCGCTGATCGGCGACGTCCGCGGGCTCGGCTTGCTGCTGGGCATCGAACTGGTCCGCGATCGCACGACGCGCGAGCGCGCCAGCGACGAAGCCGATTCGATTATGTACCGTGCCTTGTCGCGCGGCCTGAGCTTCAAGCTCACCATGGGCAACATACTCACGCTCTGCCCGCCGTTGGTGATCAGCGAGGCCGAGTTGGCCCAGGCCTGCGACATCCTCGAGGCCTGCATCGCCGACGAAACGGCAGCCCGCGGCGGCTGA
- a CDS encoding cysteine desulfurase: protein MHAVDAISTLDPEQLRGDFPILATRLHDGVPLCYLDNAATTQRPRQVIQSLVDVYESKYANVHRGIHWLSDQSTDLYEEAREKVRAFLNAPHREEVIFTHGTTEGINLVARSYGELAIRAGDEVLLTEMEHHANLVPWQQLAARSGAVLRYIPITDDGRLRLDLLDTLLSERTKVVAVTAVSNVLGTINPIREIVDRAHAAGAVVLVDAAQGVPHDVTDVQAWDADFVAFSGHKMLAPTGVGILWGRRTLLERMPPFLGGGSMIRRVRLDGFEPADLPAKFEAGTPPIVPAIGMSAAIDYLQRVGLGAIHEHERRLVEHAHARLAEVGGVRILGPAPQFKAGIVSFVVDGVHAHDVAQLLDRRGVAIRAGHHCTMPLHKRLGVSASSRASFYLYNTLAEVDTFVDALIDAKRVFRVR, encoded by the coding sequence ATGCACGCAGTGGACGCGATTTCGACGCTCGACCCGGAACAGCTGCGGGGCGATTTTCCGATCCTGGCCACGCGCCTGCACGACGGCGTGCCGTTGTGCTACCTCGACAACGCCGCGACCACGCAGCGACCGCGGCAGGTGATCCAGTCGCTGGTCGACGTCTACGAGTCGAAATATGCCAACGTTCATCGCGGTATCCACTGGCTGAGCGATCAGAGCACCGATCTGTATGAAGAGGCGCGGGAAAAGGTTCGCGCCTTTCTCAACGCGCCGCACCGCGAAGAAGTCATCTTCACGCACGGCACGACCGAGGGAATCAACCTCGTCGCGCGGAGCTACGGCGAGCTGGCGATTCGCGCCGGCGACGAAGTGTTGCTGACAGAGATGGAGCACCACGCCAACCTGGTGCCCTGGCAGCAGTTGGCCGCGCGCTCGGGCGCCGTGCTGCGGTATATTCCGATCACCGACGACGGCCGGCTGCGGCTCGACCTGCTCGACACGCTGCTCAGCGAGCGGACGAAAGTAGTCGCCGTGACGGCCGTGTCGAACGTGTTGGGCACGATCAACCCGATCCGGGAAATCGTCGATCGCGCGCACGCCGCGGGGGCGGTGGTGCTGGTCGATGCGGCGCAGGGTGTGCCGCACGACGTGACCGACGTGCAGGCCTGGGACGCCGACTTCGTGGCGTTCAGCGGTCACAAGATGCTGGCGCCCACGGGCGTGGGCATCCTCTGGGGACGGCGCACGCTGCTCGAGCGGATGCCGCCATTCCTGGGCGGCGGCAGCATGATCCGTCGCGTTCGGCTCGACGGCTTCGAGCCGGCCGATCTGCCGGCGAAGTTCGAGGCCGGCACTCCGCCGATCGTCCCGGCCATCGGGATGAGCGCGGCGATCGATTACCTACAGCGCGTGGGGCTGGGCGCGATTCACGAACACGAGCGGCGGCTGGTCGAGCACGCGCATGCGCGGCTGGCCGAGGTGGGCGGCGTACGAATTCTGGGGCCAGCGCCGCAGTTCAAGGCCGGCATCGTCAGCTTTGTCGTCGATGGCGTGCACGCCCACGACGTGGCCCAACTACTCGATCGGCGGGGCGTCGCCATTCGCGCCGGGCATCATTGCACGATGCCCCTGCACAAGCGGCTGGGCGTCAGTGCCAGCAGCCGGGCCAGCTTCTATCTCTACAACACGCTGGCTGAGGTCGACACGTTTGTCGACGCGCTGATCGACGCGAAACGCGTGTTTCGCGTGCGGTGA
- a CDS encoding iron-sulfur cluster assembly scaffold protein, with protein MDEAEIYQEHVLDHYEDPYHRGKCPGVTHAHEDDNPLCGDVVRIELRVSPEGRIAEAWFDGDGCCISQASASMLVEKLEGKSLDEVRKFSAQDMLELFGARLTPNRQKCCLLSWRVMQAAVFGSLDDVRPDDSRGSDGPG; from the coding sequence GTGGACGAAGCCGAAATCTATCAAGAGCACGTGCTCGATCATTACGAAGACCCCTATCACCGGGGCAAGTGTCCCGGCGTGACGCACGCGCACGAGGACGATAACCCGCTGTGCGGCGATGTCGTGCGGATCGAGCTGCGCGTCTCGCCCGAGGGCCGGATCGCCGAGGCCTGGTTCGACGGGGACGGCTGCTGCATCAGCCAGGCTTCGGCCTCGATGCTGGTCGAAAAGCTCGAAGGCAAGTCGCTCGACGAGGTGCGCAAGTTTTCGGCGCAGGACATGCTCGAGCTGTTCGGCGCGCGGCTCACCCCGAATCGACAGAAGTGCTGCCTACTGTCGTGGCGGGTGATGCAGGCGGCGGTATTCGGGTCGCTGGACGACGTACGGCCAGACGATTCCCGCGGCAGCGACGGCCCCGGCTGA
- a CDS encoding c-type cytochrome, with the protein MPSDALLAGIPGEGALTIEQIQAWLDDPQHHVRPNFVLPLGLSVGAAQLQMPHTSRAIIELGRQLYFDTRLSSDNTISCASCHDPAEGFAKHTQFGIGVNGQQGGRNSPVSYNRILSTLQFWDGRADSLEAQAVGPIANPIEMANTHEQCVKTLAGIEGYKLQFETIFGEVSIEAVGKAIAAFERMIVSGPSPYDYGEELRKFADADLDDLKENDPDLYAEYEKAKAAAEAHPMSDSAKRGRDIYFSEKGNCSACHVGPNLTDEKYYNLGVGMDAEKPDLGRYEVTKDEADKGAFKTPTVRNVALSAPYMHDGSHATLEEVVDWYVKGGLANPHLSSRIKKLDLTDQDKKDLVEFMKACTGEFPKIATGRLPK; encoded by the coding sequence CTGCCGAGCGACGCGCTGCTGGCAGGGATTCCTGGCGAGGGCGCGTTGACGATCGAGCAGATCCAGGCCTGGCTCGACGACCCGCAGCATCACGTGCGGCCCAACTTTGTGTTGCCTTTGGGTCTGTCGGTCGGCGCGGCGCAATTGCAGATGCCGCACACCTCGCGTGCGATCATCGAGCTGGGACGCCAGTTGTATTTCGATACCCGGCTGTCGAGCGATAACACAATCAGTTGTGCCAGTTGCCACGACCCGGCCGAGGGTTTTGCCAAGCACACGCAGTTCGGCATCGGCGTCAACGGTCAGCAAGGCGGCCGCAACTCGCCGGTGAGCTACAACCGCATCTTGAGCACGCTGCAATTCTGGGACGGCCGCGCCGATTCGCTCGAAGCGCAGGCTGTCGGCCCGATCGCCAACCCGATCGAGATGGCCAACACCCACGAGCAGTGCGTCAAGACGCTGGCGGGCATCGAGGGTTACAAGCTGCAGTTCGAGACGATCTTCGGCGAAGTCAGCATCGAAGCGGTCGGCAAGGCCATCGCCGCCTTCGAGCGGATGATCGTGTCGGGTCCGTCGCCGTACGACTACGGCGAAGAGCTGCGCAAGTTCGCCGATGCCGACCTCGACGACCTGAAGGAGAACGACCCGGACTTGTATGCCGAGTATGAAAAGGCCAAGGCCGCGGCCGAAGCCCACCCGATGTCGGACAGCGCGAAGCGCGGCCGCGACATCTATTTCAGCGAGAAGGGCAATTGCAGCGCCTGCCACGTCGGCCCGAACCTGACCGACGAGAAGTATTACAATCTGGGCGTGGGTATGGACGCCGAGAAGCCCGACTTGGGACGCTACGAAGTGACCAAGGACGAGGCCGACAAGGGCGCGTTCAAGACGCCGACGGTGCGCAACGTGGCCCTGTCGGCGCCCTACATGCACGACGGCAGCCACGCGACGCTGGAAGAAGTCGTCGATTGGTACGTCAAGGGCGGGTTGGCAAATCCGCACCTCAGTTCACGGATCAAGAAGCTCGATCTGACCGATCAGGACAAAAAGGACCTGGTCGAGTTCATGAAGGCCTGTACGGGCGAATTCCCCAAGATTGCCACGGGACGACTGCCGAAGTAA
- a CDS encoding DUF3501 family protein, producing MAELLTFDDILSRDEYEAIRPDYRRKIMVEKRPRRVLIGSNCSAHIENREIMRYQVHEMLRAEGTFGNLEAIEDELHAYNPLITRADSLSVTFMFEYPTEDERQIELPKLVGIDRHIWLVVGELPRIAGEFDAGQIDEHKVSSVQFVHFPLTDAAQRLIATSGTVLRLVIDHPHYVAQAVLGEETRAAIARDLAA from the coding sequence ATGGCTGAATTACTCACGTTCGACGACATCCTCTCGCGCGACGAGTACGAAGCGATTCGCCCCGATTACCGTCGCAAGATCATGGTCGAGAAGCGTCCACGGCGGGTGCTGATCGGCAGCAACTGCTCGGCGCATATCGAGAACCGCGAGATCATGCGCTATCAGGTGCACGAAATGCTCCGGGCCGAGGGGACGTTCGGCAACCTCGAAGCGATCGAGGACGAGCTGCACGCGTACAACCCCCTGATCACGCGGGCCGACAGCCTGAGCGTGACGTTCATGTTCGAGTACCCGACGGAGGACGAGCGGCAGATCGAGCTGCCGAAACTCGTGGGGATTGATCGGCACATCTGGCTGGTCGTCGGCGAGCTGCCGCGCATCGCGGGCGAGTTCGACGCGGGCCAGATCGACGAGCACAAGGTGAGCAGCGTGCAGTTCGTACATTTTCCGCTCACGGATGCAGCCCAGCGCTTGATCGCGACGTCGGGCACGGTGTTGCGGCTGGTGATCGATCATCCGCACTACGTGGCCCAGGCCGTGTTGGGCGAGGAGACCCGCGCGGCGATTGCCCGCGACCTGGCGGCGTAG
- a CDS encoding anaerobic glycerol-3-phosphate dehydrogenase subunit C, with product MSAVNPNSSQPFSPTPGLSYNPNDPQYFDEAALAGELRRAFDLCHSCRLCFKYCQSFPTLFSAVDANDGDALTLEAEVARQVVDECFGCKLCYVNCPYTPGEGHEFQLDFPALMLRAKAQRVAREGVPLRERMLADPDRLGRQGTLLPVLSNAANKNRLFRVAMEKTLGVHRDKLLPDFVSPTFEQWFERRTDGRRESATGTQKVVLFFTCFVNWNNPQIGQDAVEVLERNDCRVAVPALACCGMPALDGGDIPSAQRQARRNVEILAPFVERGYAVVAINPTCSLMLKSEYPTLLDERYDANLAPRARAVAAATMDVCEFLFARRKAGQFDERFASRPAGSIAYHIPCHLKRQAIGYPAMQLMRRIPGVKVKPVDQCSGHDGTWAMKTEYFTLAMQNGRKAFDEMREVEAEVWASDCPLAAVQFEQATGRKPWHPVQVLARAYRADGFAGRIADRPTEEKLSPPAGGNDASGSTLG from the coding sequence ATGTCCGCTGTGAATCCCAACAGCTCGCAACCGTTCTCGCCGACGCCCGGGTTGAGCTACAACCCGAACGATCCGCAGTACTTCGACGAGGCGGCGCTGGCCGGCGAGCTGCGCCGCGCGTTCGACCTGTGTCATTCGTGCCGGCTGTGCTTCAAATATTGCCAGTCGTTTCCCACGCTGTTCTCGGCTGTCGACGCCAACGACGGCGACGCGCTGACGCTCGAGGCCGAGGTCGCGCGCCAGGTCGTCGACGAGTGTTTCGGCTGCAAGCTGTGCTATGTGAACTGCCCCTATACGCCCGGCGAGGGACACGAGTTCCAGCTTGATTTCCCCGCGCTGATGTTGCGGGCCAAGGCGCAGCGCGTGGCGCGCGAGGGTGTGCCGCTGCGCGAGCGGATGCTGGCCGATCCCGACCGGTTGGGCCGGCAGGGCACCTTGTTGCCGGTGCTGAGCAACGCGGCCAACAAGAACCGCCTGTTCCGCGTGGCGATGGAGAAGACGCTGGGCGTGCATCGCGACAAGCTGTTGCCCGACTTTGTCAGCCCGACGTTCGAACAGTGGTTCGAGCGCCGCACCGACGGCCGGCGCGAAAGCGCGACGGGCACGCAGAAAGTGGTCCTGTTCTTCACCTGTTTTGTGAACTGGAACAACCCGCAGATCGGGCAGGACGCGGTCGAGGTGCTCGAGCGAAACGATTGCCGCGTGGCGGTGCCGGCCTTGGCCTGTTGCGGCATGCCGGCGCTCGACGGCGGCGATATCCCGTCGGCACAGCGCCAGGCGCGGCGCAACGTCGAGATTCTCGCGCCGTTCGTCGAGCGGGGATATGCCGTCGTGGCGATCAACCCGACGTGCAGCCTGATGCTCAAGAGCGAGTATCCCACGCTGCTGGACGAACGCTACGACGCCAACCTAGCCCCGCGTGCCCGAGCCGTGGCGGCGGCGACGATGGACGTGTGCGAATTCTTGTTCGCGCGGCGCAAGGCGGGGCAGTTCGACGAGCGATTTGCCAGCCGTCCGGCGGGTTCGATTGCCTATCACATTCCTTGCCATTTGAAGCGTCAGGCGATCGGCTACCCGGCGATGCAATTGATGCGGCGCATTCCGGGCGTGAAGGTCAAGCCGGTCGATCAATGCAGCGGCCACGACGGCACGTGGGCCATGAAAACCGAATATTTCACCTTGGCCATGCAGAATGGCCGCAAGGCGTTCGACGAGATGCGCGAGGTCGAGGCCGAGGTCTGGGCGAGCGACTGCCCGTTGGCCGCCGTGCAGTTCGAGCAGGCCACGGGGCGCAAGCCGTGGCACCCGGTGCAGGTCTTGGCGCGGGCCTATCGGGCCGACGGATTTGCCGGGCGGATCGCAGACCGTCCGACCGAGGAAAAATTGTCGCCGCCGGCGGGTGGAAATGATGCGTCCGGGTCGACGCTCGGATAG
- a CDS encoding rubrerythrin family protein gives MAQLKGSKTHDNLKHAFAGESQANRRYLYFAKVADVEGYPEIAALFRSTGEGETGHAHGHLDYLRKIGDPATNLPIGDVGEMLKAAVAGETHEYTDMYPGFAKTAREEGFEEIADWFETLAKAEKSHAGKFQAALTELG, from the coding sequence ATGGCGCAGCTCAAGGGTTCGAAGACGCACGATAACCTGAAACATGCCTTTGCCGGCGAATCGCAGGCGAACCGGCGCTATCTGTATTTCGCCAAGGTGGCCGACGTCGAAGGCTACCCGGAGATCGCCGCCCTGTTCCGTTCGACGGGCGAAGGCGAAACGGGCCATGCCCATGGCCACCTCGACTATCTGCGCAAGATCGGCGACCCGGCGACGAACCTGCCGATCGGCGACGTGGGCGAGATGCTCAAGGCGGCGGTGGCCGGCGAGACGCACGAGTACACGGACATGTATCCCGGCTTCGCCAAGACGGCCCGGGAAGAAGGCTTCGAGGAAATCGCCGACTGGTTCGAGACGCTGGCGAAGGCCGAAAAGAGCCACGCGGGCAAGTTCCAGGCGGCGCTCACCGAGTTGGGCTAA
- a CDS encoding VOC family protein gives MLHPAKNKICLWYVRDAEAAARFYAETFPDSSVGAVIYAPSEHPSSQAGDVLTVEFTVMGIPCIGLNGGPGVEHNWAFSFQVATDDQAETDRYWNAIVSSGGEEGQCGWCKDRWGVNWQITPTALTNAFTLPDSAATKRAFDAMMKMQKIDIATIEAAVRG, from the coding sequence ATGCTTCATCCGGCCAAGAACAAGATCTGCCTGTGGTATGTCCGCGACGCCGAGGCGGCGGCACGGTTTTATGCCGAGACGTTTCCCGATTCGTCCGTCGGAGCGGTGATCTACGCACCGAGCGAACATCCTTCCTCGCAGGCCGGCGACGTGTTAACCGTCGAGTTCACCGTGATGGGTATTCCCTGCATCGGGCTCAACGGCGGGCCCGGCGTCGAACACAACTGGGCCTTCTCGTTTCAGGTCGCGACCGACGATCAGGCCGAGACCGACCGCTACTGGAACGCGATCGTCAGTAGCGGCGGCGAGGAGGGCCAGTGCGGCTGGTGCAAGGACCGCTGGGGCGTGAACTGGCAGATCACGCCAACCGCCCTGACCAACGCCTTCACCCTTCCCGACAGCGCCGCCACCAAACGCGCCTTCGACGCGATGATGAAGATGCAAAAAATCGACATCGCCACGATCGAAGCCGCCGTGCGCGGATAA
- a CDS encoding AraC family transcriptional regulator: MRIDLFDAQILAPLVRFLESNGVRSEAFLDRARIPGELIQGGGWITKKQAYDFTFDVVQRSRRADAVYAAYSQFELRHLGPIEAAMWRCKTVKEALETCALLGNAAYEGNEYFLRSDGDTTWFCYREPQSASLGQMFIPDMTLTVYHRLVCALVDDDWRPSQLLLCGELSERHRGIETFRDCQVRVHPHDTALGFPTGFLSRRLPAFKVSEHGAWISAPADCAPVFDSLYRLVASRFTYRLLPTLNHVARIVGVSPATLKRALWAEGTTYQGLLDRLRFDTACEMLAIPQMKLDEIAHELGYFGTNNFVRSFRRMTGLTPGNYRRKILSG, from the coding sequence ATGCGGATCGACTTATTTGACGCCCAGATTTTGGCGCCGCTGGTCCGGTTCCTTGAATCCAATGGCGTCCGCAGCGAGGCCTTTCTCGACCGGGCTCGGATTCCTGGCGAGCTGATTCAGGGCGGGGGATGGATCACCAAGAAGCAGGCCTACGACTTCACGTTCGACGTTGTTCAGCGTTCTCGCCGCGCGGACGCCGTGTACGCGGCGTACTCTCAATTCGAGCTGCGGCATCTTGGCCCGATCGAAGCCGCGATGTGGAGATGCAAGACGGTCAAAGAGGCGCTGGAAACTTGTGCTTTGCTCGGAAACGCCGCTTACGAGGGGAACGAGTACTTCCTCAGGTCCGACGGCGACACGACCTGGTTTTGCTACCGGGAGCCCCAGAGCGCGTCGCTGGGGCAAATGTTCATTCCCGACATGACGCTGACGGTCTATCATCGTCTGGTCTGCGCCTTGGTCGACGATGACTGGCGGCCGTCCCAGCTTCTGCTCTGCGGCGAGCTGAGCGAGCGCCACCGCGGCATCGAGACCTTTCGCGACTGCCAAGTACGCGTCCATCCTCACGACACCGCGTTGGGTTTTCCCACAGGATTCCTGAGCCGGCGTCTACCAGCGTTCAAAGTTTCTGAACACGGCGCCTGGATTTCAGCTCCGGCCGATTGCGCACCCGTCTTCGACTCGTTGTATCGCCTCGTCGCTTCGCGCTTCACGTATCGCCTGTTGCCGACCTTGAATCACGTCGCGCGGATCGTGGGTGTGAGCCCGGCCACGCTGAAGCGTGCATTGTGGGCCGAGGGCACGACCTACCAAGGACTGCTCGACCGCCTGCGCTTTGACACGGCCTGCGAAATGCTGGCCATTCCACAGATGAAGCTCGACGAGATCGCGCACGAGCTCGGGTACTTCGGCACGAACAACTTCGTGCGGAGCTTTCGCCGGATGACGGGCCTGACGCCCGGCAACTATCGCCGCAAGATCCTGAGCGGCTGA
- a CDS encoding arylsulfatase, with protein MQTRATLVAAIVIAFAAFIGWLTAPGWSTATAQAQNPPATNTSDVLPKPEPPFKGKIGRTAKESTPDFPKGIEAPKGAPNVLLILTDDVGFGASSTFGGPIPTPNYDKLAKSGLRYNMFHTTALCSPSRAALITGRNHHTCATGVITEFGTGFPGYNSVMPKSCGPVAEILKQNGWNTSWYGKNHNVPDWQSSQAGPFDLWPTGLGFEYFYGFIGGDTDQWHPALFDGTKPVEAPHDPKYHLDADLADHAIAWIRQQQALAPNKPFFAYYSPGLCHAPHHAPAEWIAQFKGQFDQGWDKLRAETLARQIKLGVVPAGTKLTPRPPEIPAWDSLTADQQKLFARMMEVYAGCLAYCDSNIGRVIKAVEDTGELDNTLIIYIMGDNGASGEGTLQGLANEVGVAANGVEETISYLTSIMDSLGGPLNYNHYPVGWAHAMDSPFQWTKQVASHFGGTRNGLVVSWPQRIKEQGGVRSQFCHIIDIVPTILEAAGVTEPTMLNGVKQTPIEGTSLVYTFDDAQAPTRHNTQYFEMLCNRGIYHDGWIASTSPMRLPWAKAEPGAAGAEPDDFKWELYHVAEDYSQSNDLAAKNPDKLKELQAIFDQEAKKYHVYPLDATFAERADVSIRPSLTRGRDTFTYYPGTFRVPEGSAPDTKNRSFSITAEVEIPEHGADGVVITQGGRFGGWALLLLDGKPEFDYALSNQKQYKYRVTGKDKLAAGKHTIKVDFQYDGGGYGKGGTGTITVDGKEVAQGKIERTIPVRFSLDETMDVGRDTGTPVVEDYRDKMPFEFTGTLTRVVVELGKSGLAASDEQDLKKLAHNAAHAVE; from the coding sequence ATGCAAACTAGAGCTACTTTGGTTGCTGCAATCGTCATCGCGTTTGCCGCCTTCATCGGCTGGTTGACCGCTCCCGGCTGGTCGACGGCGACTGCTCAAGCACAAAACCCGCCGGCGACGAACACATCCGACGTCCTGCCCAAGCCCGAGCCTCCGTTCAAGGGCAAGATCGGCCGCACGGCCAAGGAGTCGACTCCGGACTTCCCCAAGGGCATCGAGGCCCCCAAGGGCGCTCCGAATGTCTTGCTGATCCTCACAGACGACGTTGGCTTCGGCGCGTCATCCACGTTTGGCGGGCCAATCCCGACGCCCAACTATGACAAGTTGGCGAAGTCCGGGCTCCGATACAACATGTTTCACACGACGGCACTTTGTTCACCGTCGCGGGCAGCCCTCATCACCGGGCGCAATCACCACACGTGTGCCACGGGCGTCATCACGGAGTTCGGGACCGGCTTCCCCGGTTACAACTCGGTGATGCCGAAGAGTTGCGGCCCGGTAGCGGAGATTCTGAAACAAAACGGCTGGAACACCTCATGGTATGGCAAGAACCACAACGTCCCCGATTGGCAGTCGAGCCAGGCCGGGCCGTTCGACCTGTGGCCCACGGGACTAGGGTTCGAATACTTCTACGGCTTTATCGGCGGCGACACGGACCAGTGGCATCCGGCTCTGTTTGATGGCACCAAGCCTGTCGAAGCTCCGCACGACCCGAAGTATCACCTCGATGCCGACCTGGCCGACCATGCGATCGCGTGGATCCGGCAGCAACAGGCATTGGCACCGAACAAGCCGTTCTTTGCCTACTACTCTCCAGGACTGTGCCACGCTCCGCATCATGCACCAGCGGAATGGATCGCACAGTTCAAGGGGCAATTCGACCAAGGGTGGGACAAGCTACGAGCGGAGACGCTGGCACGCCAAATCAAGCTAGGTGTCGTCCCCGCGGGCACGAAGTTGACGCCCCGACCCCCAGAAATTCCGGCTTGGGACTCGCTCACCGCCGACCAGCAGAAGCTCTTCGCCCGCATGATGGAGGTCTACGCCGGGTGCCTAGCATACTGCGACAGCAACATCGGCCGTGTCATCAAGGCCGTGGAAGACACCGGCGAACTCGATAACACGCTGATCATCTACATCATGGGCGACAATGGTGCGAGCGGCGAAGGCACACTACAGGGACTGGCCAATGAAGTGGGAGTAGCCGCGAATGGCGTCGAAGAGACGATCTCCTACCTCACTTCCATCATGGATTCGCTCGGCGGCCCGTTGAACTACAACCACTACCCGGTTGGCTGGGCTCACGCGATGGATTCACCCTTCCAGTGGACCAAGCAAGTCGCGTCGCATTTCGGCGGTACGCGTAACGGACTGGTCGTTTCCTGGCCCCAGCGCATCAAGGAGCAAGGCGGAGTACGCAGCCAGTTCTGCCACATCATCGACATTGTGCCGACGATTCTCGAAGCAGCCGGAGTCACGGAACCGACGATGTTGAATGGCGTCAAGCAAACGCCAATCGAAGGCACGAGCCTGGTCTACACGTTCGACGATGCCCAAGCGCCAACGCGTCACAACACCCAGTATTTTGAAATGCTTTGCAACCGGGGCATCTATCACGACGGCTGGATCGCGAGCACGAGTCCAATGCGACTGCCGTGGGCCAAGGCCGAACCGGGCGCTGCCGGGGCCGAACCGGATGATTTCAAGTGGGAGCTGTACCACGTCGCGGAAGACTATTCGCAGTCGAATGACCTGGCGGCGAAGAACCCGGACAAGCTGAAAGAACTGCAAGCCATCTTCGACCAGGAGGCCAAGAAGTATCACGTGTATCCGCTCGATGCGACCTTCGCCGAACGTGCCGACGTGTCCATCCGCCCGAGCCTCACACGCGGACGCGACACGTTTACCTATTACCCGGGGACATTTCGCGTGCCCGAAGGGTCGGCCCCGGACACCAAGAATCGGTCGTTTTCCATCACCGCGGAAGTCGAGATTCCGGAGCACGGGGCAGATGGCGTCGTGATTACGCAAGGAGGGCGATTCGGCGGCTGGGCGTTGCTGCTGCTGGATGGCAAACCGGAATTCGATTATGCGCTCTCGAACCAGAAGCAATACAAGTACCGCGTCACGGGTAAGGACAAGCTCGCGGCGGGAAAGCACACCATCAAAGTCGACTTCCAGTACGACGGCGGAGGGTATGGAAAGGGAGGGACGGGCACCATTACGGTCGATGGCAAGGAAGTCGCTCAGGGCAAGATCGAACGCACGATTCCCGTGCGGTTTTCCTTGGACGAAACCATGGACGTGGGCAGGGACACCGGCACGCCCGTCGTCGAGGACTATCGCGACAAGATGCCGTTCGAGTTCACGGGCACTCTCACGCGAGTCGTGGTTGAACTCGGCAAGAGCGGCCTCGCAGCCTCCGACGAACAGGACTTGAAGAAGCTCGCCCACAATGCGGCGCATGCGGTCGAGTGA